A region from the Gymnogyps californianus isolate 813 chromosome 14, ASM1813914v2, whole genome shotgun sequence genome encodes:
- the NDFIP1 gene encoding NEDD4 family-interacting protein 1 — MAAAAAEPGSGRYQQLQNEEEPGETAPVVNDAPPPYSSISAENTAYFDYKDESGFPKPPSYNVATTLPSYDEAERTKAEATIPLVPGRDDDFVTRDDFDDTDQLRIGNDGIFMLTFFMAFLFNWIGFFLSFCLTTSAAGRYGAISGFGLSLIKWILIVRFSTYFPGYFDGQYWLWWVFLVLGFLLFLRGFINYAKVRKMPDTFSTLPRTRVLFIY; from the exons ATGGCGGCCGCGGCCGCCGAGCCCGGTAGCGGCCGGTACCAGCAG CTGCAGAATGAAGAGGAGCCAGGCGAGACTGCACCAGTGGTGAATGATGCCCCTCCGCcttacagcagcatttctgcgGAGAATACAG cttatTTTGACTACAAGGATGAGTCAGGATTTCCTAAGCCTCCATCTTACAACGTGGCCACAACACTGCCTAGTTATGATGAGGCAGAGAGAACCAAGGCTGAAGCCACAATTCCCTTGGTTCCTGGAAGA GATGATGACTTTGTGACACGGGATGACTTTGATGACACCGACCAGCTGAGGATAGGAAATGATGGCATTTTCATGCTAACTTTCTTCA tgGCATTCCTCTTCAACTGGATTggatttttcctgtctttctgtctgACTACTTCAGCTGCAGGACGATATGGGGCCATTTCTGGCTTTGGTCTGTCTCTTATTAAGTGGATCCTTATTGTTAGG ttctcCACCTATTTTCCTGGTTACTTTGATGGCCAGTATTGGCTTTGGTGGGTCTTCCTTGTACTAG gttttctgctgtttctcagagGATTTATTAATTACGCAAAGGTTAGGAAGATGCCAGATACTTTTTCCACTCTCCCCAGAACCAGAGTTCTCTTTATTTACTAA